A stretch of the Harpia harpyja isolate bHarHar1 chromosome 5, bHarHar1 primary haplotype, whole genome shotgun sequence genome encodes the following:
- the RNF138 gene encoding E3 ubiquitin-protein ligase RNF138 isoform X2 has translation MAEGAAEAACFSEDDFYCPVCQEVFKTPVRTANCQHVFCRKCFLTAIRESGTHCPLCRGSVTKKERTYPKRALDVENSMKKASGGCRCCEKQVRFSWMRQHYKTCKKYQDEYGVSSIIPNLQISQDSTGNSRNDAISDNGEVANNQILQGETSGHPTFKCPLCQEANFTRQRLLDHCNNRHLYQIVPVICPICVSLPWADTNQVTRNLVSHLNLRHRFDYGEFVNLQLDEEAQYQNAVQESCHVNF, from the exons ATGGCCGAGGGAGCCGCGGAGGCGGCGTGCTTCAGCGAGGATGATTTTTACTGTCCCGTCTGCCAGGAGGTGTTCAAGACGCCCGTGAGGACCGCGAACTGCCAGCACGT GTTTTGCAGGAAGTGCTTCTTGACAGCTATCAGAGAAAGTGGAACACATTGTCCTCTCTGCCGGGGGAGCGTgactaaaaaagaaagaacatatcCCAAAAGGGCTCTAGATGTTGAAAACAGTATGAAGAAAGCTTCTGGGGGCTGTAGATGCTGTGAGAAGCAG GTTAGATTTTCGTGGATGAGACAGCATTATAAAACGTGTAAGAAGTATCAGGATGAATATGGTGTTTCTTCTATTATTCCAAACTTACAGATTTCCCAGGATTCGACAGGGAACAG CAGGAATGATGCAATATCTGATAATGGCGAGGTGGCTAATAATCAAATACTTCAAGGAGAAACAAG TGGACACCCAACCTTCAAATGCCCCCTGTGTCAGGAAGCCAATTTTACCAGACAACGCTTGCTGGATCACTGTAATAATAGACATCTTTATCAGATAGTTCCTGTA ATCTGTCCTATTTGTGTATCTCTTCCTTGGGCAGATACTAACCAGGTTACTAGAAATCTTGTTAGCCATCTAAATCTAAGACACCGGTTTGACTACGGAGAATTTGTG aaTCTTCAGCTTGATGAAGAAGCCCAATACCAAAATGCAGTTCAAGAATCCTGTCATGTGAACTTTTAA
- the RNF138 gene encoding E3 ubiquitin-protein ligase RNF138 isoform X1, whose protein sequence is MAEGAAEAACFSEDDFYCPVCQEVFKTPVRTANCQHVFCRKCFLTAIRESGTHCPLCRGSVTKKERTYPKRALDVENSMKKASGGCRCCEKQVRFSWMRQHYKTCKKYQDEYGVSSIIPNLQISQDSTGNSSRNDAISDNGEVANNQILQGETSGHPTFKCPLCQEANFTRQRLLDHCNNRHLYQIVPVICPICVSLPWADTNQVTRNLVSHLNLRHRFDYGEFVNLQLDEEAQYQNAVQESCHVNF, encoded by the exons ATGGCCGAGGGAGCCGCGGAGGCGGCGTGCTTCAGCGAGGATGATTTTTACTGTCCCGTCTGCCAGGAGGTGTTCAAGACGCCCGTGAGGACCGCGAACTGCCAGCACGT GTTTTGCAGGAAGTGCTTCTTGACAGCTATCAGAGAAAGTGGAACACATTGTCCTCTCTGCCGGGGGAGCGTgactaaaaaagaaagaacatatcCCAAAAGGGCTCTAGATGTTGAAAACAGTATGAAGAAAGCTTCTGGGGGCTGTAGATGCTGTGAGAAGCAG GTTAGATTTTCGTGGATGAGACAGCATTATAAAACGTGTAAGAAGTATCAGGATGAATATGGTGTTTCTTCTATTATTCCAAACTTACAGATTTCCCAGGATTCGACAGGGAACAG TAGCAGGAATGATGCAATATCTGATAATGGCGAGGTGGCTAATAATCAAATACTTCAAGGAGAAACAAG TGGACACCCAACCTTCAAATGCCCCCTGTGTCAGGAAGCCAATTTTACCAGACAACGCTTGCTGGATCACTGTAATAATAGACATCTTTATCAGATAGTTCCTGTA ATCTGTCCTATTTGTGTATCTCTTCCTTGGGCAGATACTAACCAGGTTACTAGAAATCTTGTTAGCCATCTAAATCTAAGACACCGGTTTGACTACGGAGAATTTGTG aaTCTTCAGCTTGATGAAGAAGCCCAATACCAAAATGCAGTTCAAGAATCCTGTCATGTGAACTTTTAA
- the RNF138 gene encoding E3 ubiquitin-protein ligase RNF138 isoform X3: MAEGAAEAACFSEDDFYCPVCQEVFKTPVRTANCQHVFCRKCFLTAIRESGTHCPLCRGSVTKKERTYPKRALDVENSMKKASGGCRCCEKQVRFSWMRQHYKTCKKYQDEYGVSSIIPNLQISQDSTGNSSRNDAISDNGEVANNQILQGETSGHPTFKCPLCQEANFTRQRLLDHCNNRHLYQIVPVILTRLLEILLAI, translated from the exons ATGGCCGAGGGAGCCGCGGAGGCGGCGTGCTTCAGCGAGGATGATTTTTACTGTCCCGTCTGCCAGGAGGTGTTCAAGACGCCCGTGAGGACCGCGAACTGCCAGCACGT GTTTTGCAGGAAGTGCTTCTTGACAGCTATCAGAGAAAGTGGAACACATTGTCCTCTCTGCCGGGGGAGCGTgactaaaaaagaaagaacatatcCCAAAAGGGCTCTAGATGTTGAAAACAGTATGAAGAAAGCTTCTGGGGGCTGTAGATGCTGTGAGAAGCAG GTTAGATTTTCGTGGATGAGACAGCATTATAAAACGTGTAAGAAGTATCAGGATGAATATGGTGTTTCTTCTATTATTCCAAACTTACAGATTTCCCAGGATTCGACAGGGAACAG TAGCAGGAATGATGCAATATCTGATAATGGCGAGGTGGCTAATAATCAAATACTTCAAGGAGAAACAAG TGGACACCCAACCTTCAAATGCCCCCTGTGTCAGGAAGCCAATTTTACCAGACAACGCTTGCTGGATCACTGTAATAATAGACATCTTTATCAGATAGTTCCTGTA ATACTAACCAGGTTACTAGAAATCTTGTTAGCCATCTAA